In the Leifsonia sp. 466MF genome, one interval contains:
- a CDS encoding DUF1275 family protein, with product MTGTPELVQSTHPGRVRRIHLALVLLSFSAGAADAFAFLALGGIFTANMTGNLILSGMFTRPQFALTLLTAGVAIVSFVGVLYTAFRLTRAPTTVSATARRAFGRLVLPSAAVQTVVVVIWMVLPGAESTVERCVVIALSAAALALQTVAAKKLSDVDGVTTTYVTGTLTTTMQDLALRTAHGQGVRVLSVLALPVGAVCATAALALAPILGPVVAWVAALLATGLLIPGPGSDFGE from the coding sequence GTGACCGGTACGCCGGAACTCGTCCAGTCGACGCATCCCGGACGGGTGCGCCGCATCCATCTGGCCCTGGTCCTGCTGTCCTTCTCGGCGGGCGCGGCCGACGCCTTCGCCTTCCTCGCCCTCGGCGGGATCTTCACGGCGAACATGACCGGCAACCTGATCCTGAGCGGTATGTTCACCCGGCCCCAGTTCGCGCTGACCCTTCTGACGGCCGGGGTGGCCATCGTCTCGTTCGTCGGCGTGCTCTACACCGCCTTCCGGCTCACGCGCGCCCCGACGACCGTCTCGGCGACGGCACGACGGGCGTTCGGTCGCCTGGTGCTGCCGTCTGCGGCCGTGCAGACCGTCGTCGTCGTGATCTGGATGGTGCTGCCGGGTGCAGAAAGCACGGTGGAGCGTTGCGTGGTGATCGCTCTCTCCGCGGCTGCGCTGGCACTGCAGACCGTGGCGGCGAAGAAGCTCTCCGATGTGGATGGCGTGACCACCACCTACGTCACGGGAACGCTGACCACCACGATGCAGGATCTTGCGCTGCGCACCGCCCACGGCCAGGGCGTCCGGGTGCTCTCGGTGCTCGCTCTGCCGGTCGGCGCGGTGTGCGCGACGGCGGCCCTGGCGCTCGCGCCGATCCTCGGACCGGTCGTCGCGTGGGTGGCGGCTCTCCTTGCGACGGGCCTCCTCATCCCCGGCCCCGGTTCGGACTTCGGCGAGTGA
- a CDS encoding alpha/beta fold hydrolase has protein sequence MPEAATNVVLVHGAYADGSSWSKVIPRLQAAGLGVTAVQHPLTTLQDGVEITRRAIALNPGPTVLVGHSFAGMIVTEAGVDPAVSALVYVAARAPDAGEDYGALAKTYPLPPASAGVVWSEGWGRLSEEAFLRDFAGDLPPEEARVLCAVQGPISDTLFSGRTTHAAWRHKPSWYAVSTEDRTINPDLERFMAKRMGATTIELAASHVSLVSHPAEVSDLILAAAGRAA, from the coding sequence ATGCCTGAAGCTGCCACCAACGTCGTCCTCGTCCACGGCGCCTATGCCGACGGATCGTCCTGGTCGAAGGTGATCCCCCGCCTGCAGGCCGCCGGTCTCGGGGTGACGGCGGTGCAACATCCCCTCACCACACTCCAGGACGGCGTCGAGATCACCCGGCGCGCCATCGCCCTGAACCCCGGTCCGACCGTGCTCGTCGGGCACTCGTTCGCCGGGATGATCGTCACAGAGGCCGGGGTCGACCCGGCCGTCTCAGCGCTCGTCTACGTGGCGGCTCGCGCCCCCGACGCCGGCGAAGACTATGGCGCGCTCGCCAAGACCTACCCTCTGCCGCCCGCGTCCGCCGGGGTGGTGTGGTCGGAGGGGTGGGGCCGCCTCAGCGAGGAGGCGTTCCTGCGCGACTTCGCCGGCGACCTCCCGCCGGAGGAGGCGCGGGTGCTGTGTGCGGTGCAGGGACCGATCTCCGACACGCTTTTCTCCGGCAGGACCACGCACGCCGCCTGGCGCCACAAGCCCAGCTGGTACGCGGTCTCGACGGAGGACCGGACGATCAACCCCGACCTCGAGCGCTTCATGGCGAAACGGATGGGCGCCACCACCATCGAACTCGCCGCCAGCCACGTCTCGCTCGTCTCGCACCCGGCGGAGGTCTCCGACCTCATCCTCGCTGCGGCTGGACGGGCCGCCTGA
- a CDS encoding NAD(P)/FAD-dependent oxidoreductase encodes MTGVTAPPALEPSYEVVVIGGGPAGLSAALNLARARRRVLVVDGNRPRHAATLLAHGFLTRDGVSPLELRRMGREEVDAYDNATVVFAQVGAVSVEGDGFRVTARGVRGGSDVDVRADTVLIATGVTETMPAIPSIRAFYGTQLHSCIECDGFESAGQPLALIGETDDLAERALLLTQWTDDLIVFTNGVAPIGEDEERTLARLGVRVERRPIDDVVGEKGVMTGVRLADGTLVERAGGFLRPVWSPSLSFVDALDLDRDADGYLLTDADGRTSLPGVYAAGETSAPGPQQLIVAAGSGAVVAAAVNRDLIGLSLEDAAVL; translated from the coding sequence ATGACCGGTGTGACCGCGCCGCCGGCTCTCGAGCCGTCCTACGAGGTCGTCGTCATCGGCGGGGGACCCGCTGGCCTGTCCGCGGCACTCAACCTGGCCCGCGCCCGGCGCCGTGTGCTCGTGGTGGACGGCAACCGCCCGCGCCATGCTGCGACACTGCTCGCCCACGGGTTCCTCACCCGCGACGGGGTCAGCCCGCTGGAGCTGCGCCGCATGGGCCGGGAGGAAGTGGACGCGTACGACAACGCGACCGTCGTCTTCGCCCAGGTCGGCGCGGTCTCGGTGGAGGGCGACGGCTTCCGGGTCACGGCCCGCGGGGTGCGCGGCGGCTCTGACGTCGACGTACGCGCCGACACGGTGCTCATCGCGACCGGTGTGACGGAGACGATGCCGGCCATCCCGAGCATCCGCGCGTTCTACGGCACCCAGCTGCACAGCTGCATCGAGTGCGACGGTTTCGAGTCGGCCGGTCAGCCGCTCGCCCTGATCGGCGAGACCGACGACCTGGCCGAGCGGGCTCTGCTGCTCACCCAGTGGACGGACGACCTGATCGTCTTCACCAACGGCGTCGCTCCCATCGGCGAGGACGAGGAGCGCACGCTCGCCCGCCTCGGTGTGCGGGTCGAACGCCGCCCGATCGACGACGTGGTCGGCGAGAAGGGCGTCATGACCGGCGTCCGTCTCGCGGACGGCACCCTCGTCGAGCGGGCCGGCGGGTTCCTGCGCCCGGTATGGTCGCCCTCCCTGTCATTCGTGGATGCGCTCGACCTCGATCGCGACGCCGACGGCTACCTGCTGACCGACGCGGACGGCCGCACGTCGCTTCCCGGCGTGTACGCGGCGGGGGAGACGTCGGCACCCGGACCGCAGCAGCTGATCGTCGCCGCAGGCTCCGGTGCAGTGGTCGCCGCGGCCGTCAACCGCGACCTCATCGGGCTCTCGCTGGAGGACGCCGCCGTTTTGTAG
- the gltX gene encoding glutamate--tRNA ligase, whose amino-acid sequence MSDSIAHPFSEATGADVRVRFCPSPTGTPHVGLIRTALFNWAYARHTGGKMVFRIEDTDAARDSEESYQQILDALRWLRLDWDEGIDVGGPDGPYRQSQRYGIYRDLIQKLRDSGHIYESFATAEEIEARNVSLGRDPKLGYDNFERDLTDEQKAAYRAEGREPALRLRVPDDDLSFDDLVRGEITFKAGSFSDFVVVRPNGHPLYTFVNPVDDALMGITHVLRGEDLLSSTPRQIALYHALIDAGVTTFVPRFGHLPYVMGEGNKKLSKRDPESNLFHHRDRGFIHEGLVNYLALLGWSLTHDRDVFSLEEMVAAFDVKDVNPNPARFDLKKAESINGDHIRLLDVADFAERTIPYLAAAGVVEEPLTPAQHEVLAKAAPLVQERVQLLGETPGMLGFLFTDAASLVVEPDARASLPDNAGEVLAASLGALELVPEAEWNHEAIESALRDALVEGMALKPRVAFGPLRVALSGRRVSPPLFESMEILGKAETIARLDRLSADLG is encoded by the coding sequence ATGTCTGACTCGATCGCTCACCCGTTCTCCGAGGCCACCGGCGCCGATGTGCGCGTGCGCTTCTGCCCGTCGCCGACCGGTACTCCGCACGTCGGCCTGATCCGCACCGCCCTGTTCAACTGGGCGTATGCGCGCCACACGGGCGGGAAGATGGTGTTCCGAATCGAGGACACCGACGCCGCCCGCGACAGCGAGGAGAGCTACCAGCAGATCCTGGATGCGCTGCGCTGGCTGCGCCTCGACTGGGACGAGGGCATCGACGTCGGAGGCCCTGACGGCCCTTACCGGCAGTCGCAGCGGTACGGCATCTACCGCGACCTCATCCAGAAGCTGCGCGATTCCGGCCACATCTACGAGAGCTTCGCGACGGCGGAGGAGATCGAGGCGCGCAACGTGTCGCTCGGCCGTGACCCGAAGCTCGGCTACGACAACTTCGAGCGCGATCTCACCGACGAGCAGAAGGCCGCCTACCGCGCCGAGGGCCGGGAGCCCGCCCTGCGGCTGCGCGTGCCGGACGACGACCTCAGCTTCGACGACCTCGTGCGCGGCGAGATCACGTTCAAGGCCGGCTCGTTCAGCGACTTCGTCGTGGTGCGCCCGAACGGCCACCCGCTGTACACGTTCGTGAACCCGGTGGACGACGCACTCATGGGCATCACGCACGTGCTCCGCGGCGAGGACCTGCTGTCGTCGACCCCGCGCCAGATCGCGCTGTACCACGCGCTGATCGACGCGGGGGTGACCACGTTCGTCCCGCGCTTCGGCCACCTCCCGTACGTGATGGGGGAGGGCAACAAGAAGCTCTCCAAGCGCGACCCCGAGTCGAACCTGTTCCACCACCGCGACCGTGGCTTCATCCACGAGGGCCTGGTCAACTACCTGGCGCTGCTCGGCTGGTCGCTGACGCACGACCGCGACGTCTTCTCGCTGGAGGAGATGGTGGCGGCGTTCGACGTGAAGGACGTCAACCCGAACCCGGCCCGCTTCGACCTGAAGAAGGCGGAGTCGATCAACGGCGACCACATCCGGCTCTTGGATGTGGCCGACTTCGCCGAGCGCACCATCCCGTACCTCGCCGCGGCCGGTGTGGTGGAGGAGCCGCTGACGCCTGCTCAGCACGAGGTGCTCGCGAAGGCGGCGCCGCTGGTTCAGGAGCGCGTGCAGCTGCTGGGCGAGACGCCCGGGATGCTCGGCTTCCTCTTCACCGACGCCGCCTCGCTCGTGGTCGAGCCCGACGCGCGCGCCTCGCTGCCGGACAACGCGGGAGAGGTGCTGGCCGCCTCTCTCGGCGCGCTGGAGCTGGTGCCCGAGGCGGAGTGGAACCACGAGGCCATCGAGTCCGCACTGCGCGACGCCCTGGTCGAGGGGATGGCGCTGAAGCCGCGCGTCGCGTTCGGCCCGCTGCGGGTGGCGCTCTCGGGCCGCCGCGTGTCGCCGCCACTGTTCGAGTCGATGGAGATCCTGGGCAAGGCGGAGACCATCGCCCGGCTCGACCGGCTGTCGGCGGACCTGGGCTAG
- a CDS encoding fumarylacetoacetate hydrolase family protein produces the protein MKIARFSHTREGSSTPAIDYGIVDEDALVVLAGDPMFVGFETTGERVPLGKVGSLLAPVIPRSKVVAVGKNYREHAAEMGGEAPGEPLLFLKPNTAVIGLGDAIVVPPQSERVDYEGELAVVIGKIARNVRAEDAAGHIFGYTVANDVTARDLQEKDGQWTRAKGFDTFCPLGPVIETELAPDAVLRTRLNGELKQEAPISDMVHDIPSIIAYASSVFTLLPGDVILTGTPSGIGPMKPGDTVEVEVEGVGSLVNPVRAPK, from the coding sequence GTGAAGATCGCACGTTTCAGCCACACCCGCGAAGGCTCGTCGACGCCCGCCATCGACTACGGCATCGTCGACGAGGACGCCCTGGTCGTGCTCGCCGGCGACCCGATGTTCGTGGGATTCGAGACCACAGGGGAGCGCGTCCCGCTGGGCAAGGTCGGCTCGCTGCTCGCTCCGGTCATCCCGCGGTCGAAGGTCGTCGCGGTCGGCAAGAACTACCGCGAGCACGCCGCCGAGATGGGTGGAGAGGCGCCGGGAGAGCCGCTGCTGTTCCTGAAGCCGAACACGGCCGTGATCGGCCTCGGCGACGCGATCGTGGTGCCGCCGCAGTCCGAGCGCGTCGACTACGAGGGCGAGCTGGCCGTGGTGATCGGCAAGATCGCCCGCAACGTCCGGGCGGAGGACGCCGCCGGCCACATCTTCGGCTACACCGTCGCGAACGACGTCACCGCCCGCGACCTGCAGGAGAAGGACGGCCAGTGGACGCGCGCGAAGGGCTTCGACACCTTCTGCCCGCTCGGCCCGGTGATCGAGACCGAGCTCGCGCCCGACGCCGTGCTGCGGACCCGCCTCAACGGCGAGCTCAAGCAGGAGGCGCCGATCTCGGACATGGTCCACGACATCCCGTCGATCATCGCGTACGCGTCGAGCGTGTTCACGCTGCTGCCGGGCGACGTCATCCTCACGGGGACGCCGTCCGGGATCGGCCCGATGAAGCCCGGCGACACCGTCGAGGTGGAGGTCGAGGGAGTCGGGTCGCTGGTGAATCCGGTGCGCGCCCCGAAGTAG
- a CDS encoding ketopantoate reductase family protein — MGNGTVFAVVGPGAVGGLLAWLLHRAGHDVVAVGRPATVEAIRRDGIEVRSELFGDGVERVPAATEVPAGASVLLATKAYGLDDVLPGVVAARPAEVISFLNGVEHMEPLRSALPGVPVAGASIAVSALRASTTVIDHRSPFVRIEAPQAAAGFASVLALTDAGPSVRIGGSEAEVLWAKFRLLASLALLTSYWRQPAGPALSEDPELTEGVVREVVACSAAEGVPASELDLVRALHSVPGGMRTSLQEDLAADAPSELDAIGGALLRIGERHGIATPSLARILSALGSNA; from the coding sequence ATGGGTAACGGGACCGTGTTCGCCGTTGTCGGACCGGGCGCGGTCGGCGGCCTCCTCGCGTGGTTGTTGCACCGGGCCGGACACGACGTGGTCGCGGTGGGCCGCCCGGCCACCGTCGAGGCGATCCGGCGCGACGGCATCGAAGTGCGGAGCGAGCTGTTCGGCGACGGCGTCGAGCGTGTCCCGGCCGCGACGGAGGTGCCCGCCGGCGCGAGCGTCCTGCTCGCGACGAAGGCCTACGGACTGGATGACGTGCTTCCCGGCGTCGTGGCGGCGCGACCCGCCGAGGTGATCTCCTTCCTCAACGGCGTCGAGCACATGGAGCCGCTGCGTTCTGCGCTTCCGGGTGTGCCGGTCGCGGGCGCATCCATCGCGGTGTCGGCGCTGCGCGCATCCACCACCGTCATCGACCACCGGAGCCCGTTCGTCCGCATCGAGGCGCCGCAGGCGGCGGCCGGCTTCGCCTCGGTTCTCGCGCTCACCGACGCCGGCCCGAGCGTCCGCATCGGCGGGAGCGAGGCGGAGGTGCTCTGGGCGAAGTTCCGCCTGCTGGCCTCCCTCGCGCTCCTCACCTCGTATTGGCGGCAGCCGGCCGGGCCGGCCCTCAGCGAGGACCCCGAGCTGACCGAAGGGGTCGTCCGTGAGGTGGTCGCCTGCTCGGCCGCCGAGGGGGTCCCCGCGTCCGAGCTCGACCTGGTCCGAGCCCTCCACAGCGTCCCCGGCGGGATGCGCACCTCCCTCCAGGAGGACCTCGCCGCCGACGCCCCGAGCGAGCTCGACGCCATCGGCGGAGCGCTCCTGCGCATCGGCGAGCGGCACGGCATCGCGACTCCCTCCCTTGCGCGCATCCTGTCGGCGCTAGGCTCGAACGCGTGA
- a CDS encoding branched-chain amino acid aminotransferase, protein MTSTSISLTSGPTETSGLLWNVTRNDAARDAATRAEILADPGFGNHFTDHMADICWSAKGGWHRPRVSPYGPIQLEPSAAVFHYAQEIFEGLKAYRHEDGSIWGFRPEANAARMQRSAYRLALPELPVEHFLDSIKQLIAVDGDWVPDAPETSLYLRPFMFAKEAFLGVRPANKVAYYLIASPAGAYFPSGVAPVSILLSDRWSRAGKGGTGAAKTGGNYASSLLPQSEAYEHGCAQVLFLDSVEGKYLEELGGMNVVLVRKDGTLVTPESDSILEGITLDSVLQLARDRGHAVERRKVTLDEWRDGVESGDIVEVFACGTAAVITPIGELKSDTFTVGDITAPPGELTMSLRQELTDIQYGRERDRHNWMYRLDA, encoded by the coding sequence ATGACTTCGACCAGCATCTCCCTCACCAGCGGACCCACCGAGACCTCGGGCCTGCTCTGGAACGTCACCCGCAACGACGCCGCCCGAGACGCGGCGACCCGGGCCGAGATCCTCGCGGACCCCGGCTTCGGCAACCACTTCACCGACCACATGGCCGACATCTGCTGGTCGGCCAAGGGCGGCTGGCACCGTCCGCGTGTCTCGCCCTACGGCCCCATCCAGCTGGAGCCGTCGGCCGCGGTGTTCCACTACGCGCAGGAGATCTTCGAGGGCCTGAAGGCGTACCGCCACGAGGACGGCTCGATCTGGGGTTTCCGTCCCGAGGCGAACGCCGCCCGCATGCAGCGCTCGGCCTACCGCCTCGCGCTCCCCGAGCTGCCGGTGGAGCACTTCCTCGACTCGATCAAGCAGCTGATCGCCGTCGACGGCGACTGGGTGCCGGACGCGCCGGAGACGAGCCTGTACCTCCGGCCGTTCATGTTCGCCAAGGAGGCGTTCCTCGGTGTGCGCCCGGCCAACAAGGTCGCGTACTACCTGATCGCGAGCCCGGCGGGCGCGTACTTCCCGAGCGGCGTCGCCCCGGTGTCCATCTTGCTGTCCGACCGCTGGTCGCGCGCCGGCAAGGGCGGGACGGGTGCGGCCAAGACCGGCGGCAACTACGCCTCGAGCCTGCTCCCGCAGTCGGAGGCGTACGAGCACGGTTGCGCCCAGGTGCTCTTCCTCGACTCGGTCGAGGGCAAGTACCTCGAAGAGCTCGGCGGGATGAACGTGGTGCTCGTGCGCAAGGACGGCACGCTGGTCACGCCCGAGTCCGACAGCATCCTCGAGGGCATCACCCTCGACTCGGTGCTGCAGCTGGCCCGCGACCGCGGCCACGCCGTCGAGCGCCGCAAGGTGACGCTCGACGAGTGGCGCGACGGCGTGGAGTCGGGCGACATCGTCGAGGTGTTCGCGTGCGGCACGGCCGCGGTGATCACCCCGATCGGCGAGCTCAAGTCGGACACGTTCACCGTAGGCGACATCACCGCGCCTCCCGGAGAGCTGACCATGTCGCTGCGCCAGGAGCTGACGGACATCCAGTACGGCCGCGAGCGCGACCGCCACAACTGGATGTACCGCCTCGACGCGTAG
- a CDS encoding 3-isopropylmalate dehydrogenase — MSRTVKLAVIPGDGIGPEVIAEAVTVLDAVTEGSGLSFEKTHFSLGADRYLATGDVLTDADLESIQAHDAILLGAVGGVPGDPRLAGANIERGLLLKLRFSLDHYVNLRPTTLFPGIASPLANPGDVDFVVVREGTEGPYVGNGGAIRQGTPHEIANEVSVNTAYGVERVVRYAFEQAAQRRRKLTLVHKTNVLTFAGSLWKRIVDAVAAEHPDVTVDYLHVDAATIFLVTDPARFDVIVTDNLFGDILTDLAAAISGGIGLAASGNINPAGAFPSMFEPVHGSAPDIAGQQKADPTAAILSTALLLRHLGEKELAERVEQAVTADLAARTGAARTTSEIGAAIAARVAQN; from the coding sequence ATGTCCCGTACCGTCAAGCTCGCCGTCATCCCCGGGGACGGAATCGGTCCGGAGGTCATCGCCGAGGCCGTCACGGTGCTCGACGCGGTGACGGAGGGGAGCGGGCTCTCATTCGAGAAGACGCACTTCTCGCTCGGGGCGGACCGCTACCTGGCGACGGGCGACGTCCTGACGGATGCCGACCTGGAGTCCATCCAGGCGCACGACGCCATCCTGCTCGGAGCGGTCGGCGGTGTCCCGGGCGATCCCCGCCTGGCGGGCGCGAACATCGAGCGGGGGCTCCTGCTGAAGCTGCGGTTCTCCCTCGACCACTACGTGAACCTCCGCCCGACGACGCTCTTCCCGGGCATCGCCAGCCCGCTCGCGAACCCCGGCGATGTCGACTTCGTCGTCGTGCGCGAGGGTACAGAGGGTCCGTACGTCGGCAACGGAGGCGCGATCCGGCAGGGCACGCCCCACGAGATCGCCAACGAGGTCTCGGTGAACACCGCCTACGGCGTCGAGCGCGTCGTGCGCTACGCGTTCGAGCAGGCCGCGCAGCGGAGGCGGAAGCTGACGCTCGTGCACAAGACCAATGTGCTCACCTTCGCGGGCTCGCTGTGGAAGCGGATCGTGGATGCGGTGGCCGCCGAGCATCCCGACGTCACGGTCGACTACCTCCACGTCGACGCCGCGACGATCTTCCTCGTCACGGATCCTGCTAGATTCGATGTGATCGTCACGGACAACCTCTTCGGCGACATCCTCACCGACCTCGCGGCCGCGATCAGCGGCGGTATCGGGCTGGCGGCCTCGGGCAACATCAACCCGGCCGGGGCCTTTCCGAGCATGTTCGAGCCGGTTCACGGATCGGCCCCCGACATCGCCGGCCAGCAGAAGGCCGACCCCACCGCCGCCATCCTCTCCACGGCGCTCCTGCTCCGCCACCTCGGCGAGAAGGAGCTCGCCGAACGCGTGGAACAGGCGGTGACCGCCGACCTCGCCGCCCGCACGGGCGCTGCGCGAACGACCTCCGAGATCGGCGCAGCGATCGCCGCGCGAGTGGCGCAGAATTGA
- a CDS encoding MFS transporter — MTTTPTLPAPAITRAGVRGWAALGVLMLPTLLVSVDNTVLSFALPAISEALRPSATGMLWIVDIYPLVLAGLLVAMGSLGDRIGRRRLLLIGATGFAAVSAVAAFAPTAELLIAARAALGVFGAMLMPSTLSLLRSVFLDREQRRLAIAIWASGFAAGSALGPIVGGVLLEHFWWGSVFLLAVPVLIPLLVLAPLLVRESRDPAPGPVDVPGIVLSLLTMAPIVYGIKALAVDGFSPVAVLAIALGAGCGFLFVRRQLRRPVPMLDMRLFTRPAFSGAVVVNLLSVVSLVGFLFFVSQHLQLVIGLTPLQSGLVLVPGLLTMIVAGLVVVPIARRVRPGVVIAGGLTLSAAGYLLVALTGGGAPWSILLAAFVLLGAGIGGAETVSNELVISTAPAAKAGAASAVSETAYELGAVLGTATLGTLITASYRATLVVPEGLTAAQADAAGETLGGAVTVAAGLPGPLGEQLLASARAAFDSGVGVTAVIGIVLVASAALVALITLRHVRS; from the coding sequence ATGACCACGACACCGACCCTCCCGGCCCCGGCGATCACGCGTGCGGGCGTGCGCGGCTGGGCGGCGCTCGGCGTCCTCATGCTGCCGACGCTGCTCGTCTCCGTCGACAACACCGTGCTCAGCTTCGCCCTGCCCGCGATCTCCGAGGCGCTGCGCCCGTCGGCGACCGGGATGCTGTGGATCGTCGACATCTACCCGCTGGTCCTCGCCGGCCTGCTCGTGGCGATGGGCAGCCTCGGCGACCGCATCGGCCGCCGACGGCTGCTGCTCATCGGCGCCACCGGCTTCGCCGCCGTGTCGGCCGTCGCCGCCTTCGCCCCGACCGCCGAGCTGCTCATCGCAGCCCGGGCCGCGCTCGGCGTCTTCGGCGCCATGCTGATGCCGTCCACCCTGTCGCTGCTGCGGAGCGTCTTCCTCGACCGCGAGCAGCGCCGCCTCGCGATCGCGATCTGGGCGTCCGGCTTCGCGGCCGGCTCCGCGCTCGGCCCGATCGTCGGAGGGGTGCTCCTCGAGCACTTCTGGTGGGGCTCGGTGTTCCTGCTGGCGGTGCCCGTCCTCATCCCGCTGCTCGTGCTCGCACCCCTGCTGGTGCGCGAGTCGCGCGACCCGGCGCCCGGTCCGGTGGATGTGCCCGGCATCGTCCTCTCGCTCCTGACCATGGCGCCCATCGTCTACGGCATCAAGGCGCTGGCGGTCGACGGCTTCTCGCCGGTCGCGGTGCTGGCGATCGCGCTCGGCGCCGGCTGCGGCTTCCTGTTCGTGCGGCGGCAGTTGCGGCGCCCTGTTCCGATGCTCGACATGCGGCTGTTCACGCGACCCGCCTTCAGCGGAGCCGTCGTGGTCAACCTGCTGAGCGTGGTGTCGCTCGTCGGCTTCCTGTTCTTCGTCTCGCAGCACCTGCAGCTCGTGATCGGGCTGACGCCGCTGCAGTCGGGGCTCGTGCTGGTGCCGGGCCTCCTCACGATGATCGTCGCCGGCCTCGTCGTCGTCCCGATCGCCCGCCGCGTCCGGCCGGGTGTCGTGATCGCGGGCGGGCTGACGCTCTCCGCCGCGGGCTACCTGCTGGTCGCGCTGACCGGCGGGGGAGCGCCGTGGAGCATCCTGCTGGCCGCCTTCGTCCTCCTGGGCGCGGGGATCGGCGGGGCTGAGACGGTCTCGAACGAGCTCGTCATCTCGACCGCTCCCGCAGCCAAGGCCGGCGCCGCGTCGGCGGTGTCGGAGACGGCGTACGAGCTGGGCGCCGTGCTCGGCACGGCGACGCTCGGCACACTGATCACGGCCTCGTACCGGGCGACGCTCGTCGTCCCGGAGGGGCTGACCGCCGCGCAGGCCGACGCCGCGGGGGAGACCCTGGGCGGCGCGGTCACCGTCGCGGCCGGCCTGCCGGGCCCGCTCGGCGAGCAGCTGCTGGCCTCGGCGCGCGCCGCGTTCGACAGCGGCGTCGGGGTCACCGCGGTGATCGGCATCGTCCTGGTGGCGAGCGCCGCGCTCGTCGCCCTCATCACCCTGCGTCACGTGCGCTCCTGA
- a CDS encoding TetR/AcrR family transcriptional regulator, which translates to MPPAAAPSSPAPRESAAPAAATAAAAAAITPSGARVSARDRVLDAFEELLAEQSERAATLDAVAARAGVSKGGLLYHFASKEALAAGVLDRFAALIDEDVAAMRAAPDGPVDYFLRTSIPTDSRFERAIVAIARLAQAADPQARDALARAQRRWLEVLQEAVGDPLVARTIMLIGDGMYYNTALLPAANNVLRDETDIDDLVALIRRFAGDV; encoded by the coding sequence ATGCCGCCTGCCGCAGCGCCCTCCTCCCCCGCTCCGCGCGAGTCCGCCGCACCCGCTGCGGCCACGGCCGCCGCAGCTGCTGCGATCACGCCGTCGGGCGCTCGGGTCTCCGCCCGCGACCGCGTGCTCGACGCCTTCGAGGAGCTGCTCGCCGAGCAGAGCGAGCGTGCCGCGACCCTCGACGCCGTCGCTGCCCGCGCCGGGGTCTCCAAGGGCGGGCTGCTCTACCACTTCGCCTCCAAGGAGGCCCTGGCGGCGGGCGTGCTCGACCGCTTCGCCGCGCTCATCGACGAGGATGTCGCCGCGATGCGCGCAGCGCCGGACGGCCCCGTTGACTACTTCCTCCGGACGTCGATCCCGACGGACTCGCGCTTCGAGCGCGCGATTGTGGCGATCGCCCGGCTCGCGCAGGCAGCCGACCCTCAGGCCCGGGATGCGCTCGCCCGCGCACAGCGGCGCTGGCTGGAGGTGCTGCAGGAGGCCGTCGGCGATCCGCTGGTCGCGCGCACCATCATGCTGATCGGCGACGGGATGTACTACAACACGGCGCTGCTCCCTGCGGCGAACAACGTGCTGCGCGACGAGACGGACATCGACGACCTGGTCGCCCTGATCCGCCGGTTCGCCGGCGACGTCTGA